The following is a genomic window from Opisthocomus hoazin isolate bOpiHoa1 chromosome 29, bOpiHoa1.hap1, whole genome shotgun sequence.
TCATCCTGTGAGAAACAAAGTTTGACCAAGTGGTTCAACGTTTGATTCAGCGCAAATTTCAAAagccccaaggacagagattGCCCGGcgtctctgggtgacctgttccagcacttggctgaactcctagggaaaaatgttgtccttctctcccaGCAAAACCtctccccttttcccttcctcccattgtcttttgtcctcccaCCACGCACCATGGTGAAGAGATGACATCTGTATTCGCTAGGACATCCTCATAGGAACCGATAGGCTGGAATAAAGTTCCAGTTTGCCTCTCATGATCCCCCAGAAACCTCTTTGTGCCCTGTGCCTCTTCTGTTCCTCCTGCTTGAGACAGCAAGGATGAGCAGGGGTGGCCATTCCCCCCCCTTGCAGGCACTgagtgcaggagcaggagggaagtgGCTGTGCAGCAAAATTCACATATAAATCTctggtgagtggccagtgctgtaAATGGCCAAATAGGGAgcacaccagtgaaagctcattCAGCTCCCTCTTTCTAATACATCACCACACGACCTCCTCCCCTCAGACCACGGAGAATTCCAACACAGCAGAATGAACTAACAGGGTTAAAATCTTCCAACTGTCCCTGACCCCAGCTTTGAAAGAAGAGCCCCACCTCCAGAAGCCAGCACTGAGAAAGTCGCCTTTTATTACAGAGATCTGATACATGAGGCCACCTGCACCATCGGGCCAGACACATGTGCAAAGACCTCTGGGTCAGACAGACTGTGTTCATGTCTCTGAGTAAGTTGagtggatgcagacattcctAGAGAAACAGATTTACCGCAGGCAAaatgtccaaagcacaggaggtttCCCAAGATACACTGGAAATCTCTTGCGAAGAGACATGGACAGCTCATTGCTGCTGAAATACTACTGactgaatgagcttcttcagggcatctttgagctcctggttcctcatgctgtagatgagggggttcactgctggaggaaacaccGCGTACAGGACAGCTAtcaccacatccaaggaaggggAGGAGATGTTAGGGGGCTTCAGATAAGAAATCACGATAGTGCTGacaaacagggagaccacagccaggtgcgGGAGGCACATCGAAAAGGCTTTgagccgtccctgctcagaggggattctcagcacggccctgaagatctgcacataggacaccacaatgaaaacaaaacacccaaaagctatagatacactaaccccaagaagcccaacttccctgaggtaggaacgtgagcaggagagcttgaggatctgggggatttcacagaagaagtgttccacagcattgcccttgcagagaggaattgaaaatgtattggcggtgtgcaagagagcatagagaaaagcactgccccaggcagctgctgccatgtggacacaagctctgctgcccatcatcggTTCATAGTGAAGAGGTTTGCAAATGGCCATGTAGcagtcataggccatgacgatgagaagacaatactcccccacaatcaagaagacaaagaaaaagagctggacaacACATACTGCATAGGAAATGGCCCTGGTATCCCAGAAGGAATTGGTcatggatttagggacagtggtggagatggagcccaggtcaagaacagagaggttgaggaggaagaagtacatgggggtgtggaggcggtgatCACAGGCTATGGCGATGATGATGAggctgttgctgaggagggcagccaggtagatgccaaggaagagccagaagtgcaagagctgcagctcccgtgtgtctgcaaatgccaggaggaggaagtgggtgatggagctgcggTTGGTCATTTACTTTCTCTACACACGAGGtcctgttcctagaggaagaatcaatgaagagttaggggagacttctcagaggaaaatcaaagctttgctctgcagcggtgggttcatgggcatggtggcacaagggCTCATGGGCATTGTGGGGCAAGGCccagacctggtgtgagactttgccagaggaatctgctcttgttgcagaagggattttcagcatctgcactgccagtgctaaggaatggcgatggcagaaggcagtctcagaggttttgggttcttgcAGCTTCCGTCTTGTCACCTTGGGGGTGTgtttggatgtcagaaaccctcagaaattctgctgcactcagggagaaaggagggagtcttgtgaggtgaaacaattgcttgtggcttagtgcagaaggagggcagctggtctgtccctcagccttgttctgagctgccctgggcttgttcttcgtaaggtggatgatgagcacagtcctatgttatcctgaaaaacaatcagatgctactgagaacagagggatccagtgcagaccacTAAATGTGTCACCCTTTCTCAAGGTCACAGTGcttcacttctagccaaggacacaCACAACTCATTTCACTAACCCAACAGCATGTCCTCCCTTGTAGgatctctgtgcttctccatggggcttgcacATAACGAAAAGGTGTGACAGGACAGGTTTACATTGTGGAGGGctgctcacagcttggaaggacacctcaaggaCATAGCCAAGTTTTCTAAGGATAGCAtctgatgaagggaaaagcagttgatcctccagccccacagacacacaGTGGAGAcgaaagttggggcacttgttcccatggacacacctGCATTAAAGGAGCCAAAAGATcagcctgtgatgctgcaggtgaatgtcCAGCTCGCTAACGAAGCtgacagcaaaaatgaaataacaataagaagaacacagacaagtggagaagcaAGCCAATATCCAAGGAGGgtctggctgagagaagccagggcagaggcagccgggacctcagcacagcatcacccttccccagctgtgcacgccgcctcccagacaccaacattgccaggcagttgagctctgagcccctgtgatctgcagcagagaaatggagacgtggctggagagctgccccctggctctgctggagctctgctgcagagcaggtggttcatggcttggagcccacagccctgagggcagaggctttggtgggtgggagaggaggcaagggcTCTTGCTCAGAGAAAGGGCTCTGCATTGGAGGGGATCACAtggaggtttctgaattcttcctcccacaacagttctggttttcatttctacttCTTCCGTGatcacatctctgctgcctggatATTTTCCACCTGGGAGAAGTTTCCTTGTcccatgtctttccctgtcagcagtcacagaccccatcccaacccctgtgcactcaccctggccctacagaaacctgtCTGTTTGCAGGGCACGGCCTGGGTGcatgttcctgtttgcaggtggaaaatgaaaggtcaggctaagcctggtaggtccaggaaaggtgatgctggtcctgtcgacaggcagaggaatggctgagggtgctttaggaggctcctatcagagttattgatcactggctcaggaatctcggtgacttcttcaaggctgaaagctccttttccatttatcccttttacactaccctccctcttccaaataggaaactgataacacaaattcaggaagtt
Proteins encoded in this region:
- the LOC104331063 gene encoding olfactory receptor 14J1-like — its product is MTNRSSITHFLLLAFADTRELQLLHFWLFLGIYLAALLSNSLIIIAIACDHRLHTPMYFFLLNLSVLDLGSISTTVPKSMTNSFWDTRAISYAVCVVQLFFFVFLIVGEYCLLIVMAYDCYMAICKPLHYEPMMGSRACVHMAAAAWGSAFLYALLHTANTFSIPLCKGNAVEHFFCEIPQILKLSCSRSYLREVGLLGVSVSIAFGCFVFIVVSYVQIFRAVLRIPSEQGRLKAFSMCLPHLAVVSLFVSTIVISYLKPPNISSPSLDVVIAVLYAVFPPAVNPLIYSMRNQELKDALKKLIQSVVFQQQ